Proteins from a single region of Vulgatibacter sp.:
- a CDS encoding ATP-binding protein — protein MDRLFGIEIRARSGRKTALAALGAGALLTLGLFGLWDALELWLTPTAQDPHRGFHLLRGIVFTLLVSGWATWIVVRNHAAAERLLEDRVRIRTEELALLERRTRALVDHLPGIIWELDRTANCYRTHGKPAEQLLRWPVANLVDADFFAACVVTEDRQRVADFMTRLSTEGGFGAIEFRFRTEEGPIIWLHGVVSSRLEDGEYVVRGITTNVTERKQTELALQRSEASFRALIEQAPEAMVIYVGGRVLYANPAAAAFLGYDTTAELQAREPGDFLPPDELALAYERLAAKKMGEKLAPRDFAWKRKDGSIRYGEPTVIDILFDGTPALLLMVRDSTERRRLQSQLVQADRMVSVGTLAAGVAHEINNPLAYVISNLQYAVHELGAWDDDKHAEIRVALQEAVSGSDRVRQIVQDLKTFSRSDEGECQGPLDVREVLAASLSIARQELKHRALLEQELGPTPPVVANDGRLGQVFLNLLVNAAQAIPEGNAGEQRIRVVTRTAPSGRAVIEVHDTGAGIPEAIRERIFDPFFTTKPAGLGTGLGLSICRNLVAQMGGRLSFTSEVGRGTTFVVELPPAAAEAPEAGPPAPAPAAARAPGGGSRILVIDDEPLICNAVQRSLGSRHEVHVARDGREALERLRAGEPFDLLLCDLMMPEVTGMEIHEELARSHPALLARTAFLTGGAFTERARAFLDETTVPVLHKPFSASALREFVEERLTANRAA, from the coding sequence GTGGATCGTCTCTTCGGCATCGAGATCCGGGCGCGGAGCGGTCGCAAGACCGCCCTGGCTGCGCTTGGCGCCGGTGCGCTCCTCACCCTGGGGCTCTTCGGCCTCTGGGACGCCCTGGAGCTGTGGCTCACGCCCACGGCGCAGGATCCGCACCGCGGCTTCCATCTCCTCCGCGGCATCGTCTTCACCCTCCTCGTCTCGGGCTGGGCCACCTGGATCGTGGTCCGGAACCACGCAGCAGCCGAGCGCCTCCTCGAGGATCGGGTCCGGATCCGCACCGAGGAATTGGCGCTGCTCGAGCGCCGCACCAGGGCCCTGGTCGACCACCTCCCCGGGATCATCTGGGAGCTCGACCGCACCGCCAATTGCTACCGGACCCACGGCAAGCCGGCGGAGCAGCTCCTCCGCTGGCCGGTGGCGAACCTCGTCGACGCCGATTTCTTCGCGGCCTGCGTGGTCACCGAGGACAGGCAGCGGGTCGCCGACTTCATGACCCGCCTCTCGACGGAAGGCGGGTTCGGCGCGATCGAGTTCCGCTTCCGCACCGAGGAGGGCCCGATCATCTGGCTCCACGGCGTGGTGAGCAGCAGGCTCGAGGACGGCGAATACGTCGTGCGCGGGATCACCACCAACGTCACCGAGCGCAAGCAGACCGAGCTCGCGCTGCAGCGCTCCGAGGCGAGCTTCCGGGCGCTGATCGAGCAGGCCCCCGAGGCGATGGTGATCTACGTCGGCGGCAGGGTGCTCTACGCCAACCCCGCCGCCGCCGCGTTCCTGGGCTACGACACCACCGCCGAGCTGCAGGCCCGGGAGCCCGGCGACTTCCTCCCGCCGGACGAGCTGGCGCTCGCCTACGAGCGGCTCGCCGCGAAGAAGATGGGCGAGAAGCTCGCGCCGCGGGATTTCGCCTGGAAGCGCAAGGACGGGTCGATCCGCTACGGCGAGCCGACGGTGATCGACATCCTCTTCGACGGCACGCCGGCGCTGCTCCTGATGGTCCGCGACTCGACCGAGCGCCGCAGGTTGCAGAGCCAGCTGGTGCAGGCGGACCGCATGGTCTCGGTGGGGACGCTCGCTGCCGGCGTGGCCCACGAGATCAACAACCCGCTCGCCTACGTGATCTCCAACCTCCAATACGCGGTGCACGAGCTCGGCGCCTGGGACGACGACAAGCACGCCGAAATCCGGGTGGCGCTCCAGGAGGCGGTGAGCGGCAGCGATCGGGTGCGGCAGATCGTCCAGGACCTCAAGACCTTCTCGCGCAGCGACGAAGGCGAGTGCCAGGGCCCCCTCGACGTGCGCGAGGTCCTCGCCGCCTCGCTCTCCATCGCCCGCCAAGAGCTCAAGCACCGCGCGCTCCTCGAGCAGGAGCTCGGGCCGACGCCGCCGGTCGTCGCCAACGACGGCCGCCTCGGCCAGGTCTTCTTGAACCTCCTCGTCAACGCGGCGCAGGCGATCCCCGAGGGCAATGCCGGTGAGCAGCGGATCCGGGTGGTGACCCGCACCGCGCCGTCGGGTCGCGCGGTGATCGAGGTGCACGACACCGGCGCCGGGATCCCCGAGGCGATCCGCGAGCGGATCTTCGATCCCTTCTTCACCACCAAGCCCGCTGGGCTGGGAACGGGCCTGGGCCTCTCCATCTGCCGCAACCTCGTGGCGCAGATGGGCGGGAGGCTCTCCTTCACCAGCGAGGTCGGGCGCGGCACCACCTTCGTGGTCGAGCTGCCGCCGGCAGCTGCGGAGGCGCCCGAGGCTGGCCCGCCAGCGCCCGCCCCTGCTGCGGCACGGGCACCGGGCGGCGGCAGCCGGATCCTCGTGATCGACGACGAGCCGCTGATCTGCAACGCCGTGCAGCGCAGCCTGGGATCCCGCCACGAGGTCCACGTGGCCCGCGACGGCCGCGAGGCTCTCGAGCGCCTCCGGGCCGGCGAGCCCTTCGATCTGCTCCTCTGCGACCTGATGATGCCGGAGGTCACCGGGATGGAGATCCACGAGGAGCTCGCCCGCTCCCATCCGGCGCTCCTCGCCCGCACCGCCTTCCTCACCGGCGGCGCCTTCACCGAGCGGGCCCGGGCCTTCCTCGACGAGACCACCGTGCCGGTGCTCCACAAGCCCTTCAGCGCCAGCGCACTGCGGGAGTTCGTGGAGGAGCGCCTCACGGCAAACCGCGCGGCGTAG
- a CDS encoding substrate binding domain-containing protein gives MAHAAAGLAAAVGGGFDLAIRVGRLPESRLVARKLARGHRVICAAPAYWARHPKPLTPADLAAHECLLWNTDGRNEATWTFGTEAVRVSGRRSSNDGELVRTWALAGLGVVRKSWWDVAADLAAGRLEPALASFVEPADLYAVFPGGRDLPQRLRCLVDHLAVGLRTA, from the coding sequence ATGGCGCACGCTGCCGCTGGGCTCGCCGCCGCGGTCGGCGGCGGTTTCGACCTGGCCATCCGCGTGGGCAGGCTGCCAGAGAGCCGGCTCGTGGCTCGGAAGCTGGCGCGGGGCCACCGGGTGATCTGCGCGGCGCCGGCCTACTGGGCGCGGCATCCGAAGCCGCTCACGCCCGCCGATCTCGCGGCGCACGAATGCCTGCTCTGGAATACCGACGGACGCAACGAGGCCACCTGGACCTTCGGCACGGAGGCGGTCCGGGTGAGCGGCAGGCGCAGCTCCAACGACGGCGAGCTGGTGCGGACGTGGGCGCTCGCGGGCCTGGGCGTGGTGCGCAAATCCTGGTGGGACGTAGCGGCGGACCTCGCCGCCGGCAGGCTGGAGCCGGCGCTCGCCTCGTTCGTGGAGCCTGCCGATCTCTACGCGGTCTTTCCCGGCGGCCGCGATCTGCCGCAGCGGTTGCGCTGCCTCGTCGACCACCTCGCCGTCGGCCTGCGCACCGCGTAG
- a CDS encoding SDR family oxidoreductase: MRHLSVDLLDREGSREKLAGLTQVTHVFYAAFQDRPTWAELVAPNLAMLVNVLDAIEPVASGLRHVSLMQGYKVYGAHLGPFKTPAREDDPPHMPPEFNVDQQDFLERRQQGRRWSWSAIRPSVVCGFALGNPMNLTLVLAIYAAISKELGLPLRFPGKPGAYDKLLEMTDAGLLAQATVWAATDPRCANQAFNITNGDLFRWNEMWPKIARFFELETAPPLQMSLESVMADKEPLWRSMVERHGLRPLDWSEVSSWRFGDAVFSWDYDLIADGSKARRFGFHEYVETEGMFLRLFADLRARKIIP; this comes from the coding sequence GTGCGCCATCTTTCGGTGGATCTGCTCGATCGCGAAGGCAGCAGGGAGAAGCTCGCGGGCCTCACCCAGGTGACCCACGTCTTCTACGCGGCCTTCCAGGATCGCCCGACCTGGGCGGAGCTGGTCGCGCCCAACCTCGCCATGCTGGTCAACGTGCTCGACGCCATCGAGCCCGTCGCCAGCGGCCTGCGCCACGTGAGCCTGATGCAGGGCTACAAGGTCTACGGCGCCCACCTCGGCCCCTTCAAGACGCCGGCGCGGGAGGACGATCCGCCCCACATGCCGCCGGAGTTCAACGTCGATCAGCAGGACTTCCTCGAGCGGCGGCAGCAGGGCAGGCGCTGGAGTTGGTCGGCGATCCGGCCCTCGGTGGTCTGCGGCTTCGCCCTCGGCAACCCGATGAACCTCACCCTGGTGCTCGCGATCTACGCGGCGATCTCGAAGGAGCTCGGCCTGCCGCTGCGCTTCCCCGGCAAGCCGGGCGCGTACGACAAACTCCTCGAGATGACCGACGCGGGCCTGCTCGCGCAGGCGACGGTCTGGGCCGCCACCGATCCGCGCTGCGCCAACCAGGCCTTCAACATCACCAATGGCGACCTCTTCCGGTGGAACGAGATGTGGCCGAAGATCGCCCGCTTCTTCGAGCTGGAGACGGCGCCCCCGCTGCAGATGTCGCTGGAGAGCGTGATGGCCGACAAGGAGCCGCTCTGGCGTTCGATGGTCGAGCGCCACGGGCTGCGTCCCCTCGACTGGAGCGAGGTCTCGTCGTGGCGCTTCGGCGACGCGGTCTTCTCCTGGGACTACGACCTGATCGCCGACGGCTCGAAGGCGCGGCGGTTCGGCTTCCACGAGTACGTGGAGACGGAAGGGATGTTCCTGCGGCTCTTCGCCGATCTGCGGGCGCGGAAGATCATTCCCTGA
- the rsmB gene encoding 16S rRNA (cytosine(967)-C(5))-methyltransferase RsmB, with protein sequence MSDARAIAYAVLRRVEEQDAFANLALDAELSSAGVLDPRDAALATELAYGVLRRRVALDRALSPLVKGGLAGLEDRVRDLLRLGAYQLLYTRIPPHAAVGETVNTARRVGLARAAGLINAVLRRLGREGAPALPDPASDPLGALEVQGSLPRWLAERLLSRLGIEEALAFAAAIDQPAPPTLRVNRKRTTRETLEARLATEAAGARISRTPLAEDGLLVEGGGSLARLPAFAEGLFSQQDEAAQLVGELCGPAAGARVLDACAAPGGKSCHLAERGAGEVISVDVHERKARRIGDEARRLGLDGIVRPLGADASKPLPAAAKGPFDLVLVDAPCSALGTLRRHPELRYRRTPEDVARMVETQALILDNVATEVRPGGILVYAVCSILPEEGPDQVRAFLERQGGAFVKAPLEPAPGWSEGGWILDAWPQRQGIDGFYAARLRRT encoded by the coding sequence ATGTCCGACGCCCGCGCCATCGCCTATGCCGTCCTCCGCCGTGTGGAGGAGCAGGACGCCTTCGCCAACCTCGCCCTCGACGCCGAGCTCTCCTCCGCCGGTGTGCTCGATCCGCGCGACGCGGCGCTGGCCACCGAGCTCGCCTACGGCGTGCTGCGCAGGCGCGTGGCCCTCGACCGGGCCCTCTCGCCGCTGGTGAAGGGCGGCCTCGCCGGCCTCGAGGATCGGGTGCGGGATCTGCTCCGGCTCGGCGCCTACCAGCTCCTCTACACGCGGATCCCGCCCCACGCTGCCGTGGGCGAGACGGTGAACACCGCCCGCCGCGTCGGGCTCGCCAGGGCGGCGGGGCTGATCAACGCGGTGCTCCGCCGCCTCGGGCGCGAGGGCGCGCCGGCCCTCCCCGATCCGGCGAGTGATCCCCTCGGCGCCCTCGAGGTGCAGGGCTCGCTGCCGCGCTGGCTGGCGGAGCGGCTCCTCTCCCGCCTCGGGATCGAGGAGGCCCTGGCCTTCGCCGCGGCGATCGACCAGCCGGCGCCGCCGACGCTGCGGGTGAACCGCAAGCGCACCACCCGCGAAACCCTCGAGGCCCGCCTCGCCACCGAGGCCGCCGGCGCGCGGATCAGCCGGACGCCGCTGGCGGAGGACGGCCTGCTGGTCGAGGGCGGCGGCTCGCTGGCCCGGCTTCCCGCCTTTGCCGAGGGGCTCTTCTCCCAGCAGGACGAGGCGGCGCAGCTGGTCGGCGAGCTCTGCGGCCCTGCCGCAGGGGCCCGGGTCCTCGACGCCTGCGCGGCGCCCGGTGGCAAGAGCTGCCACCTGGCCGAGCGCGGCGCCGGCGAGGTGATCTCGGTCGACGTGCACGAGCGCAAGGCCCGGCGGATCGGCGACGAGGCGCGGCGGCTGGGCCTGGACGGGATCGTGCGGCCTCTCGGCGCCGACGCGAGCAAGCCGCTCCCTGCTGCGGCGAAAGGCCCCTTCGATCTGGTCCTCGTGGACGCGCCCTGCAGCGCGCTGGGCACCCTGCGCCGCCACCCCGAGCTCCGCTACCGGCGCACGCCGGAGGACGTGGCCCGGATGGTGGAGACGCAAGCGCTCATCCTCGACAACGTGGCGACCGAGGTGCGGCCCGGCGGGATCCTCGTCTACGCGGTCTGCTCCATCCTGCCGGAGGAGGGCCCCGACCAGGTGCGCGCCTTCCTCGAGCGGCAGGGCGGGGCCTTCGTGAAGGCGCCCCTCGAGCCTGCGCCGGGCTGGTCCGAAGGCGGCTGGATCCTCGACGCCTGGCCGCAGCGGCAGGGGATCGACGGCTTCTACGCCGCGCGCCTCCGGCGGACGTAA
- a CDS encoding response regulator, with translation MSVVLAGLRVLVVEDDVELRNLTQMILEEEGVVIRAAAEGAEALALLEGFDPQVALLDARLPDTTGPELGLELARRAPRCRQVLVSGDSEGVSDWQRGGGLALPKPYEIDELIELVRRAAAARAA, from the coding sequence ATGTCGGTCGTACTCGCAGGCCTGCGTGTACTCGTCGTCGAGGACGACGTGGAGCTCCGCAACCTCACCCAGATGATCCTGGAGGAGGAGGGCGTGGTGATCCGCGCCGCTGCGGAGGGCGCCGAGGCGCTGGCCCTGCTGGAGGGCTTCGACCCGCAGGTGGCGCTGCTCGACGCCCGGCTTCCCGACACCACCGGCCCCGAGCTCGGGCTCGAGCTGGCGCGGCGCGCGCCCCGCTGCAGGCAGGTGCTGGTCAGCGGCGACTCCGAGGGCGTGAGCGATTGGCAGCGGGGCGGCGGCCTCGCCCTGCCCAAGCCCTACGAGATCGACGAGTTGATCGAGCTGGTGCGCCGCGCCGCCGCTGCCCGGGCCGCCTGA
- the rpe gene encoding ribulose-phosphate 3-epimerase gives MARTPLIAPSILSADFGRLAEEVRAIEAGGCDLVHVDVMDGRFVPNITIGPLVVQAVKKTATRPLDVHLMIVEPEKYVEAFVDAGADIVTVHVEASPHLHRTLQQIRKAGAKAAVSLNPSTPVSSIEYVLEDLDMVLVMSVNPGFGGQSFIPSALRKIRALREMAEARGLHDLWIEVDGGIGPQNIAEVAAAGANVFVAGSAVFGKPDYGAVIRQLRENASRT, from the coding sequence GTGGCCCGCACCCCCCTGATTGCTCCCTCGATCCTCTCCGCCGACTTCGGCCGCCTGGCCGAAGAGGTGCGCGCCATCGAAGCGGGTGGCTGCGACCTCGTCCACGTCGACGTCATGGACGGCCGCTTCGTCCCCAACATCACCATCGGCCCCCTGGTGGTGCAGGCGGTGAAGAAGACGGCGACCAGGCCCCTGGACGTCCACCTGATGATCGTGGAGCCGGAGAAGTACGTGGAGGCCTTCGTCGACGCAGGCGCGGACATCGTCACCGTACACGTCGAGGCGAGCCCCCACCTCCACCGCACCCTCCAGCAGATCCGCAAGGCGGGCGCGAAGGCGGCGGTCTCCTTGAACCCCTCCACCCCGGTCTCGTCGATCGAGTACGTGCTCGAGGACCTCGACATGGTCCTGGTGATGAGCGTCAACCCGGGCTTCGGCGGGCAGAGCTTCATCCCCTCGGCCCTCCGCAAGATCCGCGCCCTGCGCGAGATGGCGGAGGCGCGCGGCCTCCACGACCTCTGGATCGAGGTCGACGGCGGCATCGGCCCCCAGAACATCGCCGAGGTGGCGGCCGCCGGGGCGAACGTCTTCGTGGCAGGCAGCGCGGTCTTCGGAAAACCCGATTACGGCGCCGTGATCCGGCAGTTGCGCGAAAACGCGAGCCGCACCTGA
- a CDS encoding response regulator transcription factor — protein sequence MHRHRVLLIEDEAELAELLGELLRDFDYDVRVAGSIGQAEEHLATWHPCAVVTDVTLPDVSRDDLVPRLRGEVGNAPIVLMSAIAPGDLRKMAEEQGAQGVISKPFELDEFERAVRFECAEIGAHP from the coding sequence ATGCATCGACACCGGGTCCTGCTCATCGAAGACGAAGCCGAGCTCGCCGAATTGCTGGGCGAGCTCCTCCGCGACTTCGATTACGACGTGCGGGTCGCCGGCTCGATCGGGCAGGCGGAGGAGCACCTGGCCACCTGGCATCCCTGCGCGGTGGTCACCGACGTCACCCTGCCGGACGTGAGCCGGGACGATCTGGTGCCGCGGCTCCGCGGCGAGGTGGGGAACGCGCCGATCGTGCTGATGAGCGCGATCGCGCCGGGTGATCTGCGCAAGATGGCCGAGGAGCAGGGGGCGCAGGGCGTGATCTCCAAGCCCTTCGAGCTCGACGAGTTCGAGCGGGCCGTCCGCTTCGAGTGCGCCGAGATCGGCGCGCATCCGTAA
- a CDS encoding DEAD/DEAH box helicase — protein sequence MATSPTRAPWTRLEGLDPTLRRWLGGRFGSGMTDAQARALPAALAGDSVLVLAPTGSGKTLCGFLAGISRLLTAAQEGRRPLGASVLYLSPLRALTQDVARNLEPLLEAAPRDLPEGPLRAATWTSDTTATRRKKLQVAPPDVLLTTPESLALLCAHPAADRLLGAIDLVVVDELHALAESKRGAQLSLALERLDLLRRDGGATAPAQRIGLSATAHPPERMARFLVGEGRPCTIAQVDLRRTHRLRIVGPPKGRKLPPAGHGPARAAHAVAQEVEKANCALVFTGTRSAAERLGLALSVLLPEEGDRIGVHHSSLGKEERALVEDRLAAGEMKAVVASSSLELGLDLDAVDQVLLVGAPKGVSRTLQRIGRAGHRPGGVAEGALVPVSLPDALECAAIRRGASEGRLEAVHPPRAPLDVLAQELVGFALRHTPVEEAWAAVRRAAPWAALDRGDFDATVRYLCGGLPLSVGEEAPGAARIRVRDGVLEPVSPKTFRLWAQAIGTIFEEARIQVFTGRRWLGEVEESFLADMKPGDRFVLGGKVLQLVSMSGGEALATPAGGGTVKLPRWHGSRFPLTPGLAAVLSDLVEAVDRGLDTAGREGAIAALREAGMPPGLAASVARFCELQRHASALPSRDRPHVERLVARRSAQLVFHLHEGRAINAVLAQVIARRLAGDGSALGNVDDLGILLQVDRRVAEDDEALHRALDPEGLVEEMERALEDGESLARRFRAVAEVGQLLPRLRRRPGRSQLWSGRALYRALRAHDPAHPLLREVHRAYLEDELDLPGAVEAAARLHAGALPVHDLPRPSPFALPIVYSISREVLRAQDPSRALAELSEAALAGWEIEGA from the coding sequence TTGGCGACTTCCCCCACCAGAGCGCCCTGGACGCGCCTCGAGGGACTCGATCCCACCCTGCGCCGCTGGCTCGGCGGCCGCTTCGGCAGCGGCATGACCGACGCCCAGGCCCGGGCCCTGCCCGCGGCGCTGGCTGGCGACAGCGTGCTGGTCCTCGCCCCCACGGGAAGCGGCAAGACGCTCTGCGGCTTCCTCGCCGGGATCTCGCGCCTCCTCACCGCTGCGCAGGAAGGCAGGCGCCCCCTCGGCGCCAGCGTGCTCTACCTCTCGCCCCTGCGGGCGCTCACCCAGGACGTGGCCCGCAACCTCGAGCCCCTGCTCGAGGCGGCGCCGCGGGATCTGCCGGAAGGCCCGCTGCGCGCCGCCACCTGGACCTCGGACACCACCGCCACCCGCCGCAAGAAGCTGCAGGTGGCGCCGCCCGACGTGCTCCTCACCACCCCCGAGTCGCTGGCGCTGCTCTGCGCCCATCCCGCGGCGGATCGGCTGCTGGGGGCGATCGATCTGGTGGTGGTCGACGAGCTCCACGCCCTGGCGGAGAGCAAGCGCGGCGCGCAGCTCAGCCTCGCGCTGGAGCGCCTCGACCTGCTCCGCAGGGACGGCGGGGCCACGGCGCCGGCACAGCGGATCGGCCTCTCCGCCACCGCGCACCCGCCGGAGCGGATGGCGCGCTTCCTCGTGGGCGAGGGGCGCCCCTGCACCATCGCCCAGGTGGATCTGCGCCGGACCCACCGCCTGCGCATCGTCGGGCCGCCGAAGGGGCGCAAGCTGCCCCCCGCCGGACACGGCCCCGCCCGCGCCGCCCACGCGGTGGCGCAGGAGGTGGAGAAGGCCAACTGCGCGCTGGTCTTCACCGGCACCCGCTCCGCCGCCGAGCGCCTCGGCCTCGCCCTCTCGGTGCTCCTGCCGGAAGAGGGCGACCGCATCGGCGTGCACCACTCCTCGCTGGGCAAGGAGGAGCGCGCGCTGGTGGAGGATCGCCTCGCGGCCGGGGAGATGAAGGCGGTGGTGGCCTCCTCGTCGCTCGAGCTGGGCCTCGATCTCGACGCGGTGGACCAGGTGCTGCTGGTCGGCGCGCCCAAGGGCGTCTCCCGCACGCTGCAGCGGATCGGCCGCGCGGGCCACCGGCCCGGCGGCGTGGCCGAGGGGGCGCTGGTGCCGGTCTCGCTCCCCGATGCGCTCGAATGCGCGGCGATCCGCCGGGGCGCGAGCGAGGGGCGGCTCGAGGCGGTGCACCCGCCACGGGCGCCGCTGGACGTGCTCGCCCAGGAGCTGGTGGGCTTCGCGCTGCGGCACACGCCGGTGGAGGAGGCCTGGGCAGCGGTGCGCCGGGCGGCGCCGTGGGCCGCGCTCGATCGCGGGGATTTCGACGCCACCGTGCGCTACCTCTGCGGCGGGCTGCCGCTCTCGGTGGGCGAGGAGGCGCCGGGCGCCGCGCGGATCCGCGTGCGCGACGGCGTGCTCGAGCCGGTCTCACCGAAGACCTTCCGCCTCTGGGCCCAGGCGATCGGGACCATCTTCGAAGAGGCCCGCATTCAAGTCTTTACGGGGCGCCGCTGGCTCGGCGAGGTGGAGGAGAGCTTCCTCGCCGACATGAAGCCCGGCGATCGCTTCGTCCTCGGTGGCAAGGTGCTCCAGCTCGTCTCGATGAGCGGCGGCGAGGCGCTGGCCACCCCCGCGGGCGGCGGCACCGTGAAGCTGCCCCGCTGGCACGGCAGCCGGTTCCCCCTCACCCCCGGCCTCGCCGCGGTGCTCTCGGATCTGGTGGAGGCGGTGGACCGGGGCCTGGACACGGCGGGCCGTGAGGGCGCCATCGCCGCCCTGCGGGAGGCGGGCATGCCCCCGGGCCTCGCGGCGTCGGTGGCGCGCTTCTGCGAGCTGCAGCGCCACGCCTCCGCCCTGCCCTCCCGCGATCGTCCCCACGTCGAGCGGCTCGTCGCCCGCCGCTCCGCGCAGCTCGTCTTCCACCTCCACGAAGGCCGGGCGATCAACGCGGTGCTGGCGCAGGTGATCGCCCGCCGCCTCGCGGGCGACGGCAGCGCGCTCGGCAACGTGGACGATCTCGGCATCCTCCTCCAGGTCGATCGCCGTGTCGCCGAGGACGACGAGGCGCTCCACCGCGCCCTCGATCCGGAAGGGCTCGTGGAGGAGATGGAGCGGGCGCTGGAGGACGGTGAGTCGCTGGCCCGGCGCTTCCGTGCGGTGGCGGAGGTGGGCCAGCTCCTGCCGCGGTTGCGGCGCCGCCCCGGGCGCTCGCAGCTCTGGAGCGGCAGGGCCCTCTACCGCGCGCTGCGCGCGCACGATCCGGCGCACCCGCTGCTCCGCGAGGTGCACCGCGCCTACCTCGAGGACGAGCTCGATCTGCCCGGCGCCGTCGAGGCGGCGGCGCGGCTCCACGCAGGCGCCCTTCCCGTCCACGACCTGCCCAGGCCCTCGCCCTTCGCGCTGCCGATCGTCTATTCGATCAGCCGCGAGGTGCTCCGCGCGCAGGATCCCTCCCGCGCCCTGGCGGAGCTCTCGGAGGCGGCGCTCGCCGGTTGGGAGATCGAAGGTGCGTGA
- a CDS encoding metallophosphoesterase: MREIREGLFLLPGGIALSAPSRTLLVADAHLGFAHTLRRRGALVPAFDLGLPDRLVEAVRRSEAERVIFLGDVVEAPRPSAEERAHVHEVFDALGVPVTVVLGNHDRGFLVDFPEVEAIADGAVDGLLLHHGDRAPPPGEGPFVIGHFHPAVQVIDGAGVCHRVPAAVAGPRGVCLPAASPFSRGLAVTPRRAPPALLAWTGPLRRAVPVPADPSRPGRN; encoded by the coding sequence GTGCGTGAGATCCGCGAAGGGCTCTTCCTCCTCCCCGGCGGCATCGCGCTCTCGGCGCCGAGCCGCACCCTGCTCGTCGCCGACGCGCACCTCGGCTTCGCCCACACGCTGCGCCGCCGTGGAGCGCTGGTCCCCGCCTTCGATCTCGGCCTGCCCGATCGCCTGGTCGAGGCGGTGCGGCGCAGCGAGGCGGAGCGGGTGATCTTCCTCGGCGACGTGGTGGAGGCGCCCCGCCCCTCGGCGGAGGAGCGCGCCCACGTGCACGAGGTCTTCGACGCCCTCGGCGTCCCCGTCACCGTGGTGCTGGGCAACCACGACCGCGGCTTCCTCGTCGACTTCCCCGAGGTGGAGGCGATCGCGGACGGCGCGGTGGACGGGCTCCTCCTCCACCACGGCGACAGGGCGCCGCCCCCGGGGGAGGGCCCCTTCGTCATCGGCCACTTCCACCCGGCGGTGCAGGTGATCGACGGCGCGGGGGTCTGCCACCGCGTCCCCGCTGCGGTGGCGGGGCCACGGGGCGTCTGCCTGCCTGCAGCCTCGCCCTTCAGCAGGGGCCTCGCCGTGACCCCGCGCCGGGCGCCGCCTGCGCTGCTCGCCTGGACGGGCCCCCTGCGGCGGGCCGTGCCGGTACCGGCAGATCCCTCCCGGCCGGGCCGGAACTAA